The sequence below is a genomic window from Barrientosiimonas humi.
GGGCTGCAGCCCACCGGCCTGGTCGACCGGGCGACGTACGCGGCGTTGCTGCACGCGTGACCTTCCGGGCCGGGTCTAGTCTGCGAACAAGTCCCGTCGCAGGAGGTCCGCCATGTCCGGAGCATCGTTCCGCCCGTCCCGCCGTCACGCGCTCGCCCTCTCCGGCTCGGCCCTGACGGCCGCGGCCCTGGCCGCCTGCGGGGGCAACACCGGCCGGCCGGAGTCGGGCGGCAGCAGCAGCGGCGGCAAGCCGACCATCGCGCAGTGGTACCACCAGTACGGCGAGGACGGCACCGAGCAGGCGGTCAAGAAGTACGCCTCGGAGTATCCCGACGCGTCGGTCAACGTCACCTGGATCCCCGGCGACTACGACAAGAAGGCCGCCTCCTCGCTGCTCACCTCGAGCGGGCCCGACGTCTTCGAGTACGGCAACGGCCCGACCATCGACATGATCACCGGCAAGCAGGTGGTCGACCTGAGCGACCTGCTCGGCCCGGCCAGGTCCGACTTCACCCCGTCGCTGCTGGAGCGGATGACCTACCAGGGCAAGCTCTACGGCATCCCGCAGGTCGTCGACATGCAGCTGTTCGTCTATCGCAAGAGCATGCTCAGCAAGGCCGGCGTGACGCCGCCGCGCACGTTCGACGAGCTGCTCGCCGCCGCCGACAAGCTCACCCAGGGCAAGGTCAAGGGGCTGTTCCTCGGCAACGACGGCGGCGCCGGCGTGATGGGCGGGCCGGTGCTGTGGTCCAGCGGCACCGACTACCTCACCCAGGACGACAAGCCGGCGTTCAACACCCCCGCGGTCGCGCAGGCGCTCGCCAAGCTCGCGACGCTGTTCAAGAGCGGCAACCTGCTGCTCGGCGCGCCCAGCGACTGGTCGGAGCCCGCGGCCATCACCCAGGGCCTGACCGCCATGCAGTGGACCGGCCTGTGGACCCTGCCGATGATCCAGGAGGCGCTCGGCGACGACTTCGGCGTCTTCCCGTTCCCGGCGATCGGGTCCGGCGGCAAGCCGGCGGTGCCGGTCGGCGCCTACTCCGCCTGCGTGAGCGCGAAGGCCAAGAACGTCACGGCGGCGAAGCAGTTCGTGAAGTGGCTGTGGGTCGACCAGACCGACAAGCAGCTGGACTGGGCTCAGTCGTACGGCTTCCACGTGCCGGCCCGCAAGAGCCTGATCGCCAAGGCCGAGAAGCTCAAGACCGGTCCGGCGAAGCAGGCGGCCGACATGGTCACGCAGTACGGCCACCCGCAGACGCCGCTGCTGTGGACCCCGGCGTCGGCCTCGGCGTTCGGTGACGCGGTCGACAAGATCATCCGGTCGGGCGCCGACCCGAAGAGCTCGCTCGCGGCCGTGCAGCGCACGGTCACCAACGAGCTCAAGCGCTTCGCCTGACCCGCGACATGGCGAGCCCCGCCGAGGTGCGCCCGGCTGCGCGCACGCCTGCGCCCGCGCGCAGCAAGCGCCGCTGGACCGACAGCCCGCACCTGTGGTTCTGGATCTTCGTCGGGCCGTTCCTGGTCGGGCTGACCGTCTTCGTGCTCGTCCCGATCGTGTGGAGCGTCTGGCTGAGCTTCTACGAGGCCCGAAACACCGTCACCCCAACGGAATTCGTGGGTCTGCGCAACTACACGAACATGCTGTCCGACCCGGCGTTCCGGTCGAGCCTCGGCACGTTCGTGGTGTTCGCGCTGTTCATCGTCCCGACGACGTTCGTCATCTCGCTCGGGCTCGCGGTGCTCGTCAACGGGGCGGCGAGGGGGCGCAGCTTCTTCCGGTCGGTGTTCTTCCTGCCCACGGCGTGCTCGTACGTCGTCGCGGCCATGATCTGGCGCGGCTCGCTGTTCTCCGGGGTCAGCTCGGGCGCGATCAACACCGTGCTCGGCACCGTGGGGATCGCGCCGGTCGCGTGGCTGTCGGTGGTCGA
It includes:
- a CDS encoding ABC transporter substrate-binding protein; this encodes MSGASFRPSRRHALALSGSALTAAALAACGGNTGRPESGGSSSGGKPTIAQWYHQYGEDGTEQAVKKYASEYPDASVNVTWIPGDYDKKAASSLLTSSGPDVFEYGNGPTIDMITGKQVVDLSDLLGPARSDFTPSLLERMTYQGKLYGIPQVVDMQLFVYRKSMLSKAGVTPPRTFDELLAAADKLTQGKVKGLFLGNDGGAGVMGGPVLWSSGTDYLTQDDKPAFNTPAVAQALAKLATLFKSGNLLLGAPSDWSEPAAITQGLTAMQWTGLWTLPMIQEALGDDFGVFPFPAIGSGGKPAVPVGAYSACVSAKAKNVTAAKQFVKWLWVDQTDKQLDWAQSYGFHVPARKSLIAKAEKLKTGPAKQAADMVTQYGHPQTPLLWTPASASAFGDAVDKIIRSGADPKSSLAAVQRTVTNELKRFA
- a CDS encoding carbohydrate ABC transporter permease, yielding MASPAEVRPAARTPAPARSKRRWTDSPHLWFWIFVGPFLVGLTVFVLVPIVWSVWLSFYEARNTVTPTEFVGLRNYTNMLSDPAFRSSLGTFVVFALFIVPTTFVISLGLAVLVNGAARGRSFFRSVFFLPTACSYVVAAMIWRGSLFSGVSSGAINTVLGTVGIAPVAWLSVVDPPWYWLVITTARLWLQVGFFMVLFLAALQRIPRTMYEAAALDGAVGWKAFRYITVPQLKATSTAVLLLLLVNAFQAFDEFYNLMSSTGGYPPYARPPLVYLYYTALGDVQDFGNGSAGAVILTLMIALFALAQGRLTGIGRRED